From Cecembia calidifontis, one genomic window encodes:
- a CDS encoding SDR family NAD(P)-dependent oxidoreductase, with translation MKVANKVIIVTGGGNGIGRELVLALLQKQAKVVAVDLSMDKLLETQELSGIHGGRLLLKQMDITDKDKVMAFPGEVIAYYGQVDGLINNAGIIQPFKVLNDLELEAAVKVMNVNYYGPLYLIKAFLPHFIQRPAAHIVNICSMGAFLPVPGQSVYGASKAALKLLTEGLYAELKGSPVNVTVVFPGATKTNIAANSGIEIKVNAQADSGSFKMLPADKAARQIIEGMEKDKFRVLVGSDSKFMDFLYRLNPHYAVNFIQNKMKGLLGR, from the coding sequence ATGAAAGTAGCCAATAAAGTAATCATCGTAACTGGTGGAGGGAACGGCATCGGAAGGGAACTGGTGCTGGCATTGCTCCAAAAGCAGGCCAAAGTGGTTGCTGTGGACCTTTCCATGGACAAATTATTGGAAACCCAGGAATTGTCCGGAATACATGGAGGACGCCTGCTGCTTAAACAAATGGACATTACTGATAAGGATAAAGTAATGGCTTTTCCGGGAGAAGTAATTGCATATTATGGACAAGTGGATGGGTTGATCAACAATGCAGGCATTATACAGCCTTTTAAGGTGCTCAATGATTTGGAACTGGAAGCAGCAGTAAAGGTCATGAACGTGAATTATTATGGTCCGCTTTACCTTATCAAAGCCTTTTTGCCGCATTTTATTCAGAGACCGGCGGCACATATAGTCAATATCTGCAGTATGGGAGCCTTTTTACCGGTTCCAGGACAGTCCGTGTACGGGGCTTCCAAAGCTGCCCTGAAGTTGTTGACAGAAGGGTTATATGCAGAACTCAAAGGTTCCCCTGTTAATGTTACCGTAGTTTTTCCAGGTGCTACAAAGACCAATATTGCAGCCAATTCGGGGATTGAAATAAAAGTAAATGCCCAAGCTGATTCAGGCTCCTTTAAAATGCTGCCCGCTGACAAAGCCGCCAGGCAGATAATTGAAGGAATGGAAAAGGACAAATTCAGGGTTTTGGTGGGTTCAGATTCAAAATTCATGGACTTTTTGTACAGGTTAAATCCTCATTACGCGGTAAACTTTATACAAAACAAAATGAAGGGCTTATTGGGGCGATAA
- a CDS encoding prolyl oligopeptidase family serine peptidase encodes MKKIHFLILLIAGLGLWIHPVFAFLPNDAPSTGGDYRWVVEGFDWGPAVNKVILSLPESTREAHAAHYQVFANRSLEGVEIPADNASGMRSVVYAYVSDENGNRLEEGKHITLVLSVNPSMPLGSPFQYTRINNRGGNYWVDYRLTVIHTKSGQVWNNPVGKIMPLVDNFDLKGKYTYGNNQSMSFAAYAPSPIKGKVPLIIWLHGGGEGGYDPTVALLGNRAANYASPEIQVLFGGAYVLVPQAPTFWMQAAEGMTRGKDNDVYNAALFDLIRDYVSKNPNIDPKRIYVGGCSNGGYMALKLILEHPDYFAAGYISALAYSNEFISDAQIQKIKNVPMWFIHAKGDPTTVADQTVVPLYHRLKAAGAKNVFFTFYDHVTDITGFFGGENYRYNAHWSWIYSHANLARTDFDGSPVMVNGRPVTIMEWMAAQRKK; translated from the coding sequence ATGAAAAAAATACATTTCTTGATCTTGCTGATTGCCGGCCTTGGCCTTTGGATTCATCCGGTTTTTGCTTTTCTGCCCAATGATGCGCCTTCCACAGGAGGGGACTACCGCTGGGTAGTGGAAGGCTTTGATTGGGGGCCAGCAGTCAATAAAGTCATTCTTTCCTTACCGGAGAGCACCAGGGAAGCCCATGCGGCCCATTACCAGGTCTTTGCCAATAGGTCATTGGAGGGCGTGGAAATTCCCGCAGATAATGCATCTGGCATGCGTTCGGTGGTCTATGCCTATGTGTCTGATGAAAATGGCAACAGGTTGGAGGAAGGGAAGCATATTACCTTAGTCCTATCCGTCAACCCCTCTATGCCATTGGGATCCCCTTTCCAATATACCAGGATCAATAACAGGGGAGGTAACTATTGGGTAGATTACAGGTTAACCGTCATTCATACCAAATCCGGTCAGGTATGGAACAATCCCGTAGGCAAAATCATGCCTTTGGTGGATAATTTTGACCTCAAAGGAAAATACACTTACGGCAACAATCAGTCTATGTCTTTTGCGGCTTACGCTCCTTCCCCAATCAAAGGCAAAGTGCCTTTGATCATCTGGCTGCATGGAGGGGGCGAAGGAGGGTATGACCCTACTGTTGCCTTATTGGGCAACAGGGCAGCTAACTACGCCTCGCCTGAAATCCAGGTTCTTTTTGGAGGAGCCTATGTCCTTGTCCCTCAAGCCCCAACTTTTTGGATGCAGGCAGCAGAAGGGATGACCAGAGGCAAGGACAATGACGTGTACAATGCAGCACTTTTTGACTTGATTAGGGATTATGTGTCCAAAAATCCCAATATAGACCCCAAGAGAATCTATGTGGGGGGGTGTTCAAATGGTGGCTATATGGCACTCAAACTCATCTTAGAGCATCCGGATTATTTTGCCGCGGGCTATATCAGTGCTTTGGCTTACAGCAATGAGTTCATATCCGATGCACAGATCCAAAAGATCAAAAATGTGCCTATGTGGTTTATCCATGCCAAGGGAGATCCCACCACAGTGGCAGATCAGACGGTGGTTCCATTATACCATAGGTTGAAAGCAGCCGGGGCCAAAAATGTGTTCTTTACCTTTTATGATCATGTCACGGACATTACAGGATTTTTTGGAGGGGAAAATTACCGATACAATGCCCATTGGTCATGGATTTATAGCCATGCCAATTTGGCAAGAACGGATTTTGATGGCTCTCCGGTAATGGTAAATGGACGGCCTGTAACCATCATGGAATGGATGGCAGCACAGCGCAAAAAGTAA
- a CDS encoding metallophosphoesterase family protein, with amino-acid sequence MKNKISRRNLLHVLGLGAFSTSMLPLSCAAPNQADEKKQSPVLRFAYLTDMHIKPGLGAEEGVKNCINHILSKEEPVDFFVNGGDLIMDALDKNEEETEAQWAVWREIRATFPELKFYHCIGNHDVWGRTPQEEKFPGKAWVMKEHGMDSPYYSFESNGWHFIVLDSTHQKEDGSWYTAKLDMAQREWLEDTLKKIPSDKPIFIISHIPILGATPFLDGDNAKTGNWIVPGAWMHTDAKSLINLFFQHKNVKACISGHIHLVESLVYQNVHYHCSGAVSGNWWDDAPYEQTNKGYGLIELFEDGSHNFKYVEYASAI; translated from the coding sequence ATGAAAAATAAAATCTCCCGTAGAAACCTACTTCATGTATTAGGCCTTGGAGCTTTCAGTACCAGTATGCTTCCACTGAGTTGTGCAGCGCCAAATCAAGCTGATGAAAAAAAGCAATCTCCCGTCTTGAGGTTCGCATATCTTACCGACATGCACATCAAACCTGGTCTGGGCGCTGAGGAGGGAGTGAAAAATTGCATAAATCACATCTTAAGCAAAGAAGAGCCAGTTGATTTTTTTGTAAACGGTGGGGACCTGATTATGGATGCCCTTGATAAAAATGAAGAAGAAACGGAAGCACAGTGGGCTGTTTGGCGAGAAATCAGGGCCACATTCCCTGAGTTGAAATTTTACCATTGCATTGGCAACCATGATGTCTGGGGAAGAACCCCTCAGGAAGAAAAATTTCCGGGAAAAGCATGGGTGATGAAAGAACATGGCATGGACAGTCCTTATTACAGCTTTGAGTCCAATGGCTGGCATTTTATTGTTTTGGACAGTACCCATCAAAAAGAAGATGGGAGCTGGTACACGGCAAAACTTGATATGGCACAAAGGGAATGGCTGGAGGACACCCTTAAAAAAATCCCTTCCGATAAACCTATTTTTATTATTTCCCACATTCCGATTTTAGGTGCTACACCCTTTTTGGATGGAGACAATGCCAAAACAGGAAATTGGATAGTCCCTGGAGCATGGATGCATACCGATGCCAAGTCACTGATCAACCTATTCTTCCAACACAAAAATGTCAAGGCCTGCATCAGTGGACATATCCATCTCGTAGAATCCCTGGTATACCAAAACGTACATTACCATTGCAGCGGGGCAGTTTCTGGAAATTGGTGGGATGATGCGCCTTATGAGCAGACAAATAAAGGCTATGGCCTGATTGAGCTCTTTGAAGACGGAAGCCATAATTTTAAGTATGTGGAGTATGCGAGCGCTATCTGA
- a CDS encoding alpha/beta fold hydrolase — MKQTVLKIYIQALFIGMVFSACTSTKKIKTSSGIAEINYLEINDRKQYVLIRGKDINNPILLFLHGGPGASATALLRKFNHELEDDFTVVYWDQRGAGKSFSKHITKEEITVENYIQDVEWLVDYLKSRFNKEKILLIGHSWGSRLGMYAIKRNPENYSAFVGIGQELHAYRGEFLSYQYTLEKAKEKGHKKALKELEEMGAPQSGHYKDMYATGFWGGVRQKYWLLRFGGERYQKTTYTDWIFSIWFSREYSFADLIRYGKGSAFSAGNIIFDEQFNDIDFFKEIPKVEVPVYFISGAYDYNTPWELVKEYLDHLIAPHKEFILFEKSGHSPVFEEPRKFNHEIRRIYNEIK; from the coding sequence ATGAAACAGACAGTATTGAAAATCTACATACAAGCTTTATTTATTGGAATGGTATTTTCCGCCTGTACCTCTACTAAAAAAATAAAAACTTCTTCCGGTATTGCAGAAATCAACTATTTAGAAATAAATGATCGAAAGCAATATGTGTTGATCAGAGGGAAAGACATCAACAACCCGATACTACTTTTTCTGCACGGTGGCCCTGGAGCATCAGCCACGGCATTGTTGCGGAAATTCAACCATGAACTGGAAGATGATTTCACTGTTGTATATTGGGACCAAAGGGGTGCGGGCAAGTCTTTCTCAAAACATATCACCAAAGAAGAGATAACCGTAGAAAACTATATACAGGATGTAGAGTGGCTTGTAGACTATTTAAAAAGCCGTTTTAATAAGGAAAAAATTTTATTAATCGGACACTCCTGGGGTTCCAGACTTGGCATGTATGCTATAAAGAGAAATCCTGAAAATTATTCCGCATTCGTTGGTATTGGACAGGAATTGCATGCTTACAGAGGAGAGTTTTTATCCTATCAGTACACACTGGAAAAGGCTAAGGAGAAGGGGCATAAAAAGGCCCTGAAAGAATTAGAAGAAATGGGAGCTCCTCAGAGCGGGCATTATAAAGACATGTATGCGACAGGTTTTTGGGGTGGTGTTAGGCAAAAATACTGGTTATTAAGATTTGGAGGGGAACGCTATCAAAAAACGACCTACACAGATTGGATTTTCTCTATTTGGTTTTCCAGGGAATATTCGTTTGCGGATTTGATCAGGTATGGAAAAGGGTCAGCTTTTTCCGCTGGCAATATCATTTTTGATGAACAGTTTAACGATATTGACTTTTTTAAAGAAATCCCGAAAGTTGAAGTTCCTGTATATTTCATTTCAGGAGCATATGATTATAACACACCATGGGAGTTGGTAAAAGAATACCTAGACCATTTGATTGCACCCCACAAGGAATTTATTTTATTTGAAAAATCCGGACATAGTCCGGTATTTGAAGAACCTAGAAAGTTTAACCATGAGATTAGGCGAATTTATAATGAAATCAAATAA
- a CDS encoding DMT family transporter — MGSVTLLIFAVLLRIFSNPFSNVIQKQLTVNQHPFFVNFISYAVLAILSLFLIVDFPLHQLPVGFWFYVILGGICGAFGNGFLLKALELGQLSVLGPIIAYKSLVGIVFGFVLLGEVPGIWGFSGIVLIIFGSYFVLKDHSGKFSWRLFRQEAILYRFLALLLTGMQAVFDKQVILHSNLTLAFASWCFFGALFSLPILFLFRVDIQSEWAKMNQSYWVKYFFLILSIGFMVMSTNYTFSQMQVGPALALFQLSILITVFFGYRFFQEKHLLRKIIGSLIMIGGSVLIILLN, encoded by the coding sequence ATGGGATCAGTGACACTTTTGATATTTGCTGTATTGTTACGGATTTTTTCCAATCCCTTTTCCAATGTTATACAAAAACAGCTGACCGTCAATCAGCATCCCTTTTTTGTCAATTTCATTTCCTACGCAGTTCTGGCCATACTAAGTCTTTTTTTAATCGTGGATTTTCCTTTACACCAATTGCCGGTAGGATTTTGGTTCTATGTCATATTAGGAGGTATATGTGGGGCTTTTGGTAATGGTTTTTTGCTGAAGGCTTTAGAGTTGGGGCAATTATCCGTTTTAGGCCCAATCATTGCCTATAAATCTCTGGTGGGGATTGTTTTTGGCTTTGTATTACTGGGTGAAGTTCCGGGAATCTGGGGATTTTCGGGAATTGTCTTGATCATCTTTGGGAGCTATTTTGTTCTGAAAGATCATTCCGGGAAATTTTCCTGGAGATTATTCAGACAAGAGGCCATTTTGTACCGTTTTTTGGCTTTGTTATTGACAGGTATGCAGGCGGTTTTTGATAAGCAGGTGATCTTACATTCCAACCTCACCCTGGCATTTGCCAGTTGGTGCTTTTTTGGAGCACTCTTTTCTTTGCCCATTTTGTTTCTATTCAGGGTAGATATCCAATCAGAGTGGGCAAAAATGAACCAAAGTTATTGGGTCAAATACTTTTTCCTTATCCTGTCAATAGGCTTCATGGTGATGTCTACCAATTATACCTTCAGCCAAATGCAAGTCGGTCCGGCATTGGCCTTGTTTCAATTATCCATTTTGATTACTGTATTTTTTGGTTACCGTTTTTTTCAGGAAAAGCATTTACTCCGAAAAATTATCGGCTCCCTGATTATGATCGGAGGCTCGGTATTGATTATTTTATTGAATTGA
- the katG gene encoding catalase/peroxidase HPI: MKKIMLLSFLSFAFIWGVNAQESHKGAHVDGWSGATKKSSTAMRATGNTDWWPNQLNLNILRQNSSLSNPMDPNFNYIEAFKSLDYEALKADLRALMSDSQDWWPADHGYYGGLMIRMAWHSAGTYRTGDGRGGSRAGQQRFAPLNSWPDNANLDKARRLLWPIKQKYGNKISWADLMILAGNVALEAAGFETYGFAGGREDVWEPEIDVYWGAENEWLSDAKRYSGERELENPLAAVQMGLIYVNPEGPNGNPDPLLAAHDIRETFGRMGMNDEETVALIAGGHTLGKTHGAGPASYVGPEPEAAPIEEQGFGWKSSYKSGKGADAITSGLEVIWTLTPNEWSQGFFKSLFEHEWELTKSPAGAHQWVAKDPKVLYPDAFDPNVKHKPTMLTTDLSLRFDPVYEKISRRFYENPEEFNKAFAKAWFKLTHRDMGPRSTYLGPEAPKEDLIWQDPIPAVNHELVNAQDIAALKTQLLNSGLSLSEMVSTAWASASTYRGSDRRGGANGARIMLAPQRNWEVNNPAQLNKVLAAYEKIQKDFNAKSRTKKVSMADLIVLGGTAAVEKAAANAGFKVNVPFTPGRMDASQEQTDEASFALLEPMADGFRNYLKKQYTVSTEELLVDKAQLLTLTAPEMTVLVGGMRALNTNYDGSKHGIFTDKKDMLTNDFFVNLLDMSTEWKAIDDTKEKFEGRDRKTGELKYTATRADLIFGSHSELRALAEVYAQDDNKEKFVKDFVAAWTKVMNLDRFDLIYK, encoded by the coding sequence ATGAAAAAAATCATGCTACTCAGCTTCTTGTCTTTCGCCTTCATCTGGGGCGTAAATGCACAGGAAAGCCACAAAGGAGCCCATGTGGACGGCTGGTCCGGAGCCACAAAAAAGAGCAGTACTGCCATGAGGGCTACAGGAAATACTGACTGGTGGCCCAATCAATTGAATTTGAATATTCTACGCCAGAATTCTTCCCTGTCCAATCCCATGGATCCAAACTTCAATTACATTGAAGCATTTAAGAGTCTGGATTACGAAGCGCTAAAGGCAGATCTCCGCGCTCTGATGTCAGATTCCCAGGATTGGTGGCCTGCTGACCATGGTTATTATGGAGGTCTGATGATCCGTATGGCATGGCACAGTGCCGGAACTTACAGGACCGGTGATGGCCGTGGAGGTTCCCGTGCAGGACAACAGCGTTTTGCGCCTTTGAACAGCTGGCCTGACAATGCCAACCTGGACAAGGCCAGAAGATTGTTATGGCCTATCAAGCAGAAATATGGCAACAAAATCTCTTGGGCAGACTTGATGATCCTTGCCGGTAATGTGGCTTTGGAGGCAGCAGGATTTGAAACTTACGGATTTGCCGGAGGTAGAGAAGATGTATGGGAGCCTGAAATCGATGTGTATTGGGGTGCTGAAAATGAGTGGCTGAGTGATGCCAAGCGTTATTCCGGAGAAAGAGAGTTGGAAAATCCTTTGGCTGCCGTTCAAATGGGTTTGATCTATGTGAATCCGGAAGGTCCAAATGGCAATCCTGATCCACTTTTGGCTGCCCATGATATCCGTGAGACGTTCGGAAGAATGGGTATGAATGACGAAGAGACTGTGGCTTTGATTGCCGGGGGGCATACTTTGGGTAAAACCCACGGTGCAGGTCCTGCCAGCTATGTAGGGCCCGAGCCTGAGGCAGCCCCTATCGAAGAGCAGGGTTTTGGTTGGAAGAGTTCATATAAATCAGGCAAAGGCGCTGATGCCATCACTTCAGGTTTGGAAGTGATCTGGACACTTACACCAAATGAGTGGAGCCAAGGTTTCTTCAAAAGCTTATTTGAGCATGAGTGGGAGCTTACCAAAAGTCCTGCAGGAGCCCATCAGTGGGTAGCCAAAGATCCGAAGGTGTTGTACCCTGATGCTTTCGATCCGAACGTGAAGCATAAGCCAACCATGTTGACCACTGACCTTTCTTTGAGATTTGACCCTGTTTATGAGAAAATCTCCAGAAGGTTCTATGAAAATCCGGAAGAGTTCAACAAAGCCTTTGCAAAAGCATGGTTTAAGTTGACCCACAGGGATATGGGGCCAAGATCCACTTATTTAGGTCCTGAAGCACCTAAAGAAGACCTGATCTGGCAGGATCCTATCCCGGCCGTGAACCATGAATTGGTTAACGCCCAGGATATCGCCGCTTTGAAAACCCAACTGCTCAATTCCGGTCTATCTCTTTCTGAAATGGTTTCTACCGCTTGGGCTTCTGCTTCTACTTACAGAGGTTCTGACAGAAGGGGAGGTGCCAATGGTGCCAGAATCATGTTGGCACCCCAGAGAAACTGGGAGGTAAACAATCCTGCTCAGCTGAACAAGGTGCTGGCAGCTTATGAAAAAATCCAGAAGGATTTCAATGCCAAGTCGAGAACCAAAAAAGTCTCCATGGCTGACCTGATTGTATTGGGTGGTACTGCTGCCGTAGAAAAAGCAGCTGCAAATGCAGGATTTAAGGTTAATGTGCCCTTCACTCCAGGCAGGATGGATGCCAGTCAGGAGCAGACGGATGAGGCTTCCTTCGCATTGCTTGAGCCAATGGCTGATGGTTTCCGTAACTACCTGAAGAAGCAATACACTGTTTCTACAGAGGAACTTTTGGTGGACAAGGCACAGTTACTGACCCTCACCGCTCCTGAAATGACTGTATTGGTAGGTGGTATGAGGGCTTTGAATACCAACTATGATGGCTCTAAGCATGGCATCTTCACTGATAAGAAAGACATGTTGACCAATGATTTCTTTGTGAATCTATTGGATATGAGCACAGAATGGAAAGCGATTGACGATACCAAAGAAAAATTTGAAGGCAGGGACAGAAAAACAGGTGAATTGAAATATACCGCTACAAGGGCTGACCTGATCTTTGGTTCCCACTCTGAATTGAGGGCTTTGGCTGAGGTGTACGCCCAGGATGACAACAAAGAGAAATTTGTAAAAGACTTTGTTGCCGCATGGACCAAGGTAATGAACCTTGATAGATTTGATTTGATCTACAAGTAA
- a CDS encoding geranylgeranyl reductase family protein → MLTFDAVVIGSGPSGGMAAYEMAKAGLKVAILEKETLPRYKTCGGGLVFRGRAMLPFDLHEAIEKEYSLIHIYFKHLENPFVSKRDFPIISMVMRDKLDQLICGEAIKSGATLLENQALQKIDFQDEILLHTGSQTLRTRYVVAADGALGPTAKLAGWKETRKLIPALEYETEVHAQDFERLSKEARFDIDAIPHGYAWCFPKAKHLSIGVATFKKERINLRDHYQQYIKKLGIQQIVSEQAHGFQIPVGFRTEKLANRNTFLTGDAAGLADPLTAEGITNGIHSGILAGKAISQHFDNPQKAESTYLSSLEERILPELRFNGMLSGFFYSYGKIRNYLVNKEGQKFCEVLTDLFTGKINLNEELKLKAIRKMGLGKLMKF, encoded by the coding sequence ATGTTAACATTTGATGCAGTTGTAATTGGCTCCGGTCCATCGGGAGGAATGGCAGCCTATGAAATGGCAAAAGCCGGTTTGAAAGTGGCCATCTTGGAAAAAGAAACATTGCCCAGGTACAAAACCTGTGGCGGCGGTCTGGTTTTCAGGGGAAGAGCAATGCTTCCGTTTGACTTGCATGAGGCTATAGAAAAAGAATACTCCCTTATCCATATTTATTTCAAGCATTTAGAAAATCCATTTGTTTCTAAAAGAGATTTTCCCATCATCAGTATGGTCATGCGTGACAAACTGGACCAATTGATCTGCGGGGAAGCCATCAAATCAGGAGCCACCCTACTTGAAAACCAAGCCCTACAAAAAATAGATTTTCAGGATGAAATCCTGCTGCATACAGGTTCACAAACGCTTCGAACCCGATATGTCGTAGCTGCCGATGGTGCCCTTGGTCCTACTGCAAAACTGGCGGGTTGGAAAGAGACCAGAAAATTGATTCCTGCTCTGGAATATGAAACAGAAGTCCATGCCCAAGATTTCGAAAGACTCAGCAAAGAGGCAAGATTTGATATAGATGCCATCCCCCATGGATATGCCTGGTGTTTTCCCAAGGCCAAACACCTATCCATTGGTGTGGCTACTTTTAAAAAAGAGCGGATAAACCTTAGGGATCATTACCAACAATACATCAAAAAATTGGGCATTCAACAAATTGTTTCCGAGCAAGCTCATGGCTTTCAGATACCTGTGGGATTCCGTACGGAAAAATTGGCAAACCGCAATACCTTCCTCACAGGAGATGCAGCCGGTCTGGCTGACCCTTTGACTGCTGAGGGAATCACCAATGGAATTCATTCGGGAATATTGGCCGGAAAAGCCATTTCCCAACATTTTGACAATCCCCAGAAGGCAGAAAGCACTTACCTGTCTTCGCTGGAAGAGAGGATTTTACCGGAGCTTCGGTTCAACGGAATGCTTTCGGGATTTTTTTATTCCTATGGCAAGATCAGAAATTACCTTGTCAACAAAGAAGGGCAGAAATTCTGTGAAGTGCTGACCGACCTTTTTACCGGAAAAATCAACCTGAACGAAGAGCTCAAGCTAAAGGCCATACGAAAGATGGGTTTGGGAAAGTTGATGAAATTTTAG
- a CDS encoding 5-fold beta-flower protein, whose amino-acid sequence MRKILLLTTLLILGISISQAQRLMDDSRRTIGFIENNRVMNASRSTIGFLENNRVLDASRRTVGFYENGRVLDASRRTIGYIDHDRVMDASRRTIGFAESDRVLDASRRTIGFFEGVRREEAALYFFFFFR is encoded by the coding sequence GTGAGAAAAATTTTATTGTTGACCACTTTATTGATTCTTGGGATTTCTATCTCCCAGGCCCAAAGGTTGATGGATGATAGCCGGAGGACAATAGGTTTTATCGAAAATAACAGGGTGATGAATGCTTCCAGAAGCACAATTGGTTTTTTGGAAAATAACAGGGTTCTTGATGCCTCCAGAAGAACTGTTGGATTTTATGAAAATGGAAGGGTATTGGATGCTTCCCGGAGAACCATTGGATATATTGATCATGATAGGGTGATGGATGCCTCCCGAAGGACTATTGGCTTTGCAGAATCAGATAGGGTATTGGATGCTTCCCGTAGGACGATTGGTTTTTTTGAAGGAGTGCGAAGGGAGGAGGCTGCATTGTACTTTTTTTTCTTTTTCCGATAA
- a CDS encoding Gfo/Idh/MocA family oxidoreductase — MPTNRRDFLKTGATAALGLSGFTLISPSVLGKSMGYIAPSDKVNLACVGIGNRGNEIIKALNDTGLCNIVALCDVDMGASQTLEVMNMFPKAKKYQDFRKMFDEMGGQFDAVSVATPDFSHFPVTMMALAEGKHVYVEKPMARTFQEVDLMMAAAKKNPKLVTQMGNQGHSEGNYFQFKAWKEAGIIKDVTAITAHMNMRRRWHGWDPNISRFPNAEPVPSTLDWDVWLSQAQPRGYHKDFHNGQWRCWYDYGMGALGDWGAHIIDTAHEFLDLGLPYEINPVKLSGHNAFFFPMSTTLEFKFPARGAMPPVTITWYDGMDNIPAVPEGYGVSELDPNIPPPSTGQLQPARLNPGKIIYSKELTFKGGSHGSTLSIIPEDKAKDWESKLPEVPQSPSNHYANFLKACKGEEKARSPFEIAGPLSQVFCLGVMAQQMGLKLEFDRETRQIINNPLANQVLAGMPPRKGWEEFYRV, encoded by the coding sequence ATGCCCACTAATCGTAGAGACTTTCTGAAAACCGGAGCCACAGCGGCCTTAGGTTTATCTGGCTTCACTTTGATTTCACCATCTGTCCTTGGTAAATCCATGGGCTATATAGCTCCCTCTGATAAAGTCAATTTGGCTTGTGTTGGAATCGGCAACAGGGGAAATGAAATTATCAAAGCACTGAATGATACCGGTCTTTGTAATATTGTAGCCCTTTGTGATGTGGATATGGGGGCCAGCCAGACACTGGAAGTCATGAATATGTTTCCCAAAGCCAAAAAGTATCAGGATTTCCGAAAGATGTTTGATGAGATGGGTGGGCAATTTGACGCAGTAAGTGTGGCTACACCGGATTTTTCCCATTTTCCCGTGACCATGATGGCATTAGCTGAAGGAAAGCACGTGTATGTGGAAAAACCCATGGCCCGCACTTTTCAGGAGGTGGACCTCATGATGGCAGCGGCCAAGAAAAACCCGAAACTTGTTACGCAAATGGGTAACCAAGGGCACTCCGAGGGCAATTATTTTCAGTTTAAAGCCTGGAAAGAAGCAGGGATCATCAAGGATGTCACTGCGATCACTGCGCACATGAACATGAGACGGCGTTGGCATGGATGGGATCCCAATATTTCCAGATTTCCTAATGCTGAGCCAGTTCCATCAACTTTGGATTGGGATGTTTGGTTAAGTCAGGCACAACCCCGTGGTTATCACAAAGATTTTCACAATGGACAATGGCGCTGCTGGTACGACTATGGCATGGGCGCTTTAGGTGACTGGGGGGCACATATCATAGATACAGCCCACGAGTTTTTGGACCTGGGTTTACCTTACGAAATCAATCCTGTGAAATTGAGTGGACATAATGCTTTCTTTTTCCCCATGTCCACGACACTGGAGTTTAAATTTCCTGCCAGAGGCGCAATGCCGCCCGTGACCATTACCTGGTATGATGGAATGGATAATATACCAGCTGTACCAGAGGGTTATGGTGTGTCTGAATTGGATCCCAACATTCCACCACCAAGCACCGGTCAATTACAGCCTGCCAGACTCAATCCCGGGAAGATAATTTACAGCAAGGAACTCACTTTCAAAGGCGGTTCCCATGGAAGTACACTCTCCATCATTCCCGAGGATAAAGCCAAGGACTGGGAGTCCAAGTTGCCTGAAGTACCACAGAGTCCATCTAATCACTATGCCAATTTCCTCAAAGCCTGTAAAGGGGAGGAGAAGGCAAGGTCTCCATTTGAAATAGCCGGACCGCTGAGCCAGGTGTTCTGCTTGGGCGTGATGGCCCAGCAAATGGGCTTAAAACTGGAATTTGATCGAGAAACGAGACAGATCATCAACAATCCACTGGCAAATCAGGTACTGGCAGGTATGCCGCCACGGAAAGGTTGGGAGGAATTCTACAGGGTTTAG